gcccagtactgtggtttattcTGATCAAgcgcattatgttatgggtcacttgctttgaaacttatctctacgcaaaatgatgatgtttatgtatgtccaagtatgtatgatgcaagtatgtttacaaaaaattttacgatatgatggcacgtctatgtttatgtaagtacgttcaagtttaagtatgtacgatgtactttaaaatgcatgtgattttattatgtattatttgttattctcagtttatacatgttgagtctttagactcactagacttgatcggtgCATGTGAGGATGAGTATGAGGAGATGAGAGATGGAGACCAGTGAGCTGGTTCGGATTGGACGGAAgttaaacccgaggaccgcttacGTTTTAAGAActttatgcatgtttcaaatgcTCTATTTTTATGAGATGATTTTACGTTGTTTAATCAAGTACTTTTTGCGGGCTATGTTGGTAatcgtttttatttcaaatatttcagacaagcagtttatttttatcccaatttgaaagattttatttatttaagaaaatttttattttttcgtaaATTTCAAGTAGTTTAAAAATACGGTACGTCGTAGTTTTCGAAATAAATTGtaagaataattatttcctcAATTGATTCCTTCCAACATAAGTAAaatgattatattatatttacagCTTATTTTCACATTTTATATTTCGCATtgttatttattatatgttCTACTAATGCCTTAgtgttatttaataaatctcataataaatttttttgagttggtattttacaattttttcgtgagatatttttttatcaatcggATACAGTCAAAATTGACATTTGTTATTGACAAATTAATGGTTTCAAAGTTTTTAAATTAGGGTTTAGTTAAATCCTCGAATTGTTTTGTTTATGGAAGATGAAGAATGCATACATAGCATTTGAAAACTTTTCTTGCCTCCCATGGCTATTCCTCCGTTTTCATTTCACTTCAAAATTTTATGGCTTCTTCTGCTACAGCTTTCTGCGAATTACATCACGGTTTCAGCAATTGTGATAGCTCGTTTGAGGAATCGCCATGCCCAAAATGACAGGATTCATCCAAACCAGAGCAGTTCCTGTGCGTTGTTCGTGGGCAGCTGGGTTCGCCACGAAGACGACAGCTCGTACCCCATTTATGATTACTCTTCATGTTCTGTGATAGATCCTCGATTCAATTGCCAAATGTATGGTAGAACAGATACGGATTACCTCAAGTATCGATGGCAGCCCACCAATTGTCAGCTCCCGAGGTGATTACTTGTACTGTTTTCAGctgattttttttagttaaatgCGATTTTGAGCTTCGAAAGTGTAGTAAGTTGTTATATTAGTTTGTTGTTTTCAAGTAAAGTGGAATTTGCTTGTGCATTTGTTTGAAggaaaaacatgaaaattctgaaaatattaaGGATGGTTAGTACTTTCCTAATTTGGCTGTTCAAGTAAAAACTTGTTGATTCGGTATCTTCAtagattcaaattttggaaatAGTGATATCTAAGGTAATATCAGCCAAACTATAGAGATTATTTTTAGGCTTTTGTTGGCTACCACGACCAAAGTGCAGGTATATGTCTCCATTTTACAAAGGTAGATAAGCTCTTTTTAGATTATGTGCTGCAGGTTTGATGGAGTTGAATTTGTGACAAGATTGAGAGGAAAGAGCGTGATGTTTGTGGGTGATTCGATTGGACGTGACCAATGGGAGTCATTGATCTGCTTGATATTAGCTGACTTGCCTGCATCATCCCCAAAAGAGAACACTGGAGGAGATCCTCTTTCCACCTTCAAACTCTTGGTAATCACCCCTTCAACTCTTTCTTTGCAATGCTGCCAAAAGACTATACCTTTGAGAGCATTCATTATTATTGTATCATTGGGACTTATATATTCGCAGACTGACTTTATATGGTCTTAAGTCTTAACCCTTTTATGTCTGCGAGAGGTTGTTGGTATGAGGGTCATCGACTAAATAATTACCCCTTGTCTAGTATTTGATTGGCTCTATAGGGCAGGGATTACGATATCGACATGAATTTGATAATCTACATTTCCGGTTTTGTGTAATCACATTCCTTTGTTAGTGATAGAATCATCCAACATTTTGTCTATGCGTTGAATCCCTTATTATGGCCCTAAGAATGAAAATAAATCCTCCGAGCTGCCATTTTAAGTTCGTTTTTGAGTAAGAGGACAACAAAATCTAGTTATACAAACAACTTGTTTGCAGATAATCATCAATAATCATTGACTTATATTATCCTTAACTTATTTTCTGTTCAAAAGTAAAAGCGGTGCCTTTTAAAGTACGACTTTATTTGTTTGTGTTTCGAATGTGGGAAGAATAGGAATATGGTGTGACAATATCATATTACAAAGCATTATACTTGGTGGATATAGACATTAATGAGCAAGGTAAAAGAGTTTTGAAGTTGGATGATATAAGGGGTAATGCCAAAGCCTGGAACGGTGTGGATGTGCTCTGTTTCAATACTGGCCATTGGTGGACTCATACAGGAAATATTCAGGGGTAAAAATCACTCATTGACtacttttttcaatttatttttttagtttagtCTGCATCAAGTTGATTTTCTCATATCAAGTCTCACTGTTTTTCTCTACtataattttcatattacaaTGAAAAGTTTACATTTTTCAAATAGTCTTCATATAATATCGAATCATTCTATACATCATGCCAACTTTTTTGTTGTTAATGTCCCGTTTTCTTATTCATTATTATTACTCTCTCTTGAACAGTTGATTAAGATCACTGCAAGttctcataaaatatttaagaatctAAGATTCTCAGTCGACAATCTCATTAACTTAAAGTCTTctaaatacaaattttacacAAATAGGCAAGAGATGACTTGATTCCAAGCTGGCCCAGTAATAAAAAGGGTGAAATGCAGGTGGGATTATATGGAATTAGATGGGACACAATACAAAGATATGGATAGATTGGTAGCACTGGAAAGAGGGCTCAAAACATGGGCCAAATGGGTTGATTCCAATGTTGACACCACAAAGACCAGAGTGTTCTTTCAAGGCATTTCGCCCTCACATTACTAGTATGTTACTTTTTTCTAAGTCTTTGCTTTGTTTTCTCTTTTACTAGTACTTGTGTTGCTTGCATGTCTTTTCCGAATTCTTGATAGTTACACCATTTAGATATCTTTTTTCGAATGGTGTTACATTGTCTTGCTCTATGTATTTAGAATGTTGGCATAAGCCATTTATCTACATTCctatactatattataaaatattgtatttttggaGTAATTACTGTGGGTCGTTTCAAGTGAAACGGATAAAAGTTaccatcaaactttattttagtaaatttgtaACCTACTAATAACTACTTAATTGAATATTCCCACTAAGGCTGTAAACGAATCGAATCGAAccgaattttaagaaattttcagtattcgagctcgagctcgaatcCGAATAAACAtattcgaagctcgattcgaAACTCGAACTTNTGTATATGtacttaataatattttatttattttttaaatataatgctAAGGTTCGCGAACAATCGAACAATATAATTTTAGCTCGAATTCGATTCGAAAAATATTCGAACATgttcgagttcggctcgaatTCGATAATTTCGAATTCGAACCAAATATTATTCGAACCGGCTCGAAAAGTTCGTGAACGTGTTCGGTTCGTTTACACCCCTAATTCCCACTTtaacttttcaaattttctaaaatatttcaaGATTATTGTTTATAATTAATAGGATGTATTGTTTTTAGTATCATTCGTGACGGATgattaaaaatttctaaaatcaattatttcaaTTAAAAAGTTTATGTAGGCGAATAATCTTGTGCGTAGATTGCCAGTGTATGAAAAATGTGTAGCATAAAATCATACGGTTACTGGTACTGGTGTAGTATCAATATTACTTTTACTTCTGCTACTCTTAAATACATGTTTATCCATTGAATGAAATCTTACACATTTCCTCATGTAAATTTCACAGCCGTAATGAGTGGAATTCAGGAACAATGTCAAAACCAAGAAATTGCTATGGGGAGACGATGCCGATGACAAACAGCGACACTTCATATCCTGAACCATACCTAGATCAAGTGAAGGTAACGGATGAAGTACTGTCTTCTATGAGCAAACCTCCCTTTTTGCTCGACATAACAATGATGTCATACATGAGGAAAGACGCTCACCCATCCGTATATAGCGGAGAGTTGACCCCCGAGCAACGGTCTAATCATGATCCTTCTGTTGCTGACTGTGACCATTGGTGTCTTCCTGGATTGCCTGATTCTTGGAACCAACTTTTCTACACCGCTTTGTTCTCACTGTAGCAATTTTAATGTTACTTTGCTAACTCGGGTAGTATTAATGTTACTAGGAATTACTAAGAAGGCAATCTTGCATTTTTAAGCATGTAACATGCTAAGATACCGGGATATACCATGCATGGTTTCAAGTTTGATTCATAATATATNNNNNNNNNNNNNNNNNNNNNNNNNNNNNNNNNNNNNNNNNNNNNNNNNNNNNNNNNNNNNNNNNNNNNNNNNNNNNNNNNNNNNNNNNNNNNNNNNNNNNNNNNNNNNNNNNNNNNNNNNNNNNNNNNNNNNNNNNNNATATATATACAAGATTTCATTACTAACCTTCAGAATCAAATAACTTTACATAAATGGAAGATACAAATTAAAAAGGGTTTCGGATTTTTTGGGTAATGGTTAAAGGTTTCGGATGGTTAAAGGTTTCGGATTTCTGGGATTTCTGGGTAATGGTTAAAGGATTCGGATTTCTGGGATTTGGATATGGGAATGAGTGAttcgagagagagagaggggaGAGAGGGGAGAGAGATATGGGTAGAGAGTGGTAAAATGTTTCGGTGCCTCTATACTGAGGTTAAATCCCCTTTTATATACTTTTTTAGGGGTATTTTCGGAATTTTTTTACAATGACATACAATCTAATACAAACAAATACTAATACAATACCATACAATAAACATTTACACTCCACTGTTTCCAAATATCGGTCCATGGTCGTCTGGTCCAAGGAGGTCATCTTCTTCCAGGTTAAGCGAATCATTAGAGGATTCTGACTTTCTTGAAGGTCCTGGTGAGAATTTCATTAGTATAGCTTGCATTTCTTCAGGAGTTTTGGCAGCTGCAAGCATTGCGGTCATTTGGGATTTTTGTGCCAGGAATTCTGTCTGTTGTCTTGGTGGAATCCTGTAAAGCAGTTTTTGAGTTGGGACTCTTGTATTTGTATTATTGGTGATCCAAGCTTGGACATTGGTAGCTGTAAGGCTTGGAGGAATTTTAAATTGGTCCCACCATTTGACTTTAAATCTTCTCCTAATATGTAAAATTTTTTCGTCTGAAAATTCAACAGTCTAGGAAaggacccaaggaagataaaatttcatgcaaaaaaGGGCAAGAGGATGGAATCGTTTCTCTTCTGCTGTCGGGACATATTGGGTTCTAAAAAGATTAAAGGAATTTTGGACAGGGTGTTTGAGGATCTCATAGGTGGATCCAAAATATTCCCACCATGAGTACCACCAGGTTGGGAACTTTTTTGGATTACAAATCTTGGTATCAAAATAGAATAACCAAGTGTGCTTGTGTTCTGGTTTTGAATTAAGACGGAATTGTACCAGGCCTGTTGATAGTCCCAGTAATTAAAAGGTATTTCAAAGAATGATGCTTCCttatatttttctgaaaatagtATGGGCTTTGAAAAATCATAGCCCCAGTCAATTGGAGCAATGACTTTTAGGATTTTGCAGGTGGAATAAGCAGGATCATTATGACTTTGGtctaaaaaaaagtttttaaacAGTGCGGAGTCAGTAGTTTCCAAAATTGCTTGGTAGAAATAAGGGGTCTTATTTTCGTTCCAAGGTTTATAATATCGtccttttccaaaatatttttgaagtgtTTCAAAGGGATCTTTTTCATGGCATCCTAGTTCAACATGTATTATAGTTTGccaattatttttctcaaaataatcaGAAGGATGGTTACATGGTGGTTGTGTGAGAACAAGCTGGGAATTTGTAGTGTGATAAGAGGTTTTTGAAGAATTATCGGAAAACGAAACAGTTTGGAAGGAATATTTGGTAAGGGTTTCTTTAGCTTTCTTGTCGGAGCTTTCACTTGCCTGGGTTTTTTCAAGGgcattttttatttcaggtGTTTGGAGAAAGGATTCAAGGAATTTGAGTCTTTTCTCCAAATCATCACTTACATGTGGTTTGGATTGTGCAGTATCTTTaagttcatcttcttcttcctgCGTAACAATGTCATACCAGGTTTTGGTTTTTGCTGGTTCAGTAGGAGTTTGAACAGGCTTTTTATCCTTTTTGGGTGGCATTTCTGTTTTGGAGAAATTCTCTTGTGAGGAAATCAGGTAAAGAATTTGTATCTCCTTTTATGAATtcgatttcaaaatcaaatatactAAGAATAGCTTGCCATCTtgcaaaaatttgttttgaggCAAGATTTTGGACATctttttgtaaaatttctttTGCACTTTT
This genomic window from Primulina huaijiensis isolate GDHJ02 chromosome 7, ASM1229523v2, whole genome shotgun sequence contains:
- the LOC140980076 gene encoding protein PMR5-like, producing MAIPPFSFHFKILWLLLLQLSANYITVSAIVIARLRNRHAQNDRIHPNQSSSCALFVGSWVRHEDDSSYPIYDYSSCSVIDPRFNCQMYGRTDTDYLKYRWQPTNCQLPRFDGVEFVTRLRGKSVMFVGDSIGRDQWESLICLILADLPASSPKENTGGDPLSTFKLLEYGVTISYYKALYLVDIDINEQGKRVLKLDDIRGNAKAWNGVDVLCFNTGHWWTHTGNIQGWDYMELDGTQYKDMDRLVALERGLKTWAKWVDSNVDTTKTRVFFQGISPSHYYRNEWNSGTMSKPRNCYGETMPMTNSDTSYPEPYLDQVKVTDEVLSSMSKPPFLLDITMMSYMRKDAHPSVYSGELTPEQRSNHDPSVADCDHWCLPGLPDSWNQLFYTALFSL